Part of the Natrialbaceae archaeon AArc-T1-2 genome, CCTACGAACACTGGCCCAACACCGCCTTACCAGGCGAACTCAGCCAGCAGCTCCCGACGCCGGCACACTTCGAGCAGGCGATCGAGATGGTCGACCGCGAGGACATCGCGGCGGGCTCGACCGTGACGAGTCCCGATCCCGAGGATCACAGAGAGCGCATTCGGGAAGCGATCGACGTCGGCTACGACTACGTCTACGTCCACCAGATCGGTCCCGACCAGTCGTCGTTTTTCGAGTGTTACGAGACGGACGTGGTGCCGGCATTCGAGTGACACCGCGGGTCGTACGTCGACTCCGGCGCACCCGTACGCCCTTCGGTTGCACGGGGACACGGGTACACCGCTGCGAGACCGGCTATCGCCAGCTTTTACTCGGTTAGCGCTCGAGCCACGGCATGGATCAGCTGGAAGCGTCCCTGCTCGAGGCACCGATCGTCGAGAAAGACGGCTATCACTACTTCGTCCACCCCATAAGCGACGGCATCCCCAGGGTCGATCCCCAGCTCCTGCGCGAGGTCGCCGTTCAGATCGTCCGCGTGGCAACGCTCGAGGATGTCGACCGGATCGTCACACCCGCGGCGATGGGCATTCACATCTCGACGGCCGTCTCGCTGGCCACCGACATTCCGATGACGGTGATCCGCAAACGCGAGTACGGGCTCGACGGCGAGGTCGAGATCGCCCAGCAGACGGGCTACTCCGAGAACGAGATGTACATCAACGACGTCCGCGCGGGCGAACGCGTCCTCGTCATCGACGACGTGCTCTCGACCGGCGGGACGCTGGCGGCCGTCCTCGAGGCGCTCGAGGAGATCGGTGCCGAGGTCGTCGACACCGTCGCCGTCATCGAAAAAGTCGGCGACGAAAACGAAGTCGCTGACGCGGGCTACGACGTCGAGACGCTGATCCAGGTCGACGTCGTCGACGGCGAGGTCGTCATCGTCGAGGACGAAGGGTGAGACGGACCGTCTCAGGGCCGCGTCGTCGCCCAGACGGCGGTGACCGCCAGCAACGCCGCCGGTAGCAACGGAAAGATGAGCAACATGAAGAAGTAGTAGTCGCCGCCAAACGGCGGTAACAGCAGGATCGCAAGCGGCGCGACGATGAACGCGAGGATCATGACGCCGACCAGAACCCACCCCCGCCAGCCGAACTCGCGGTCGACCTCGGCCGGATGGGGAGCGTCGTGGTCGTCTATCGCATCGGCGTCGTCGGTGGACCCGTCGCCGTCGAACGCCGCCGGATCGTGGACGTAGCCGCCGTCGTCACTCGAGGTCACGCCTCGAGGTTACGGCTGCGCCGGCATAGCCCTCACGGTTCGCTCGGCTACAGTTCGCTGTCGGGACGGACGACGACCTTGCCAAAGCCCTCGCGCTCTTCGAGCATCTCGTGGGCGCGGGGCGTCTCGCTCATCGGGAAGACGTCACGGATCGCGGGCTCGAAGGTGCCGTCCCAGACGAGCTCGAGCACGTCGTCGACCTGTTCGGGCGTGGCCATCGTCGAGCCGATGATCTCGAGCTGGTTCCAGAAGATCCGTGGGATGTCGGTCTCGGGGTTGCCGCCGCCGGTGCCCCCACAGGTGACGAGTCGGCCGCCCTTGGCGAGGCTCTTGATCGAGTCCTGCCAGGTGGGTGCGCCGACGTGTTCGACGACGACGTCGACGCCCGCGCCGTCGGTCTCCGAGCGGACCCACTTCGCGAAGTTCTCCTCCTCGTAGTTACAGACGTAGTCAGCGCCGTGGTCTTTGGCGTACTCGAGTTTTTCCTCCGTGCTGCCGGTGGCGTACACTTCCGCACCCGCGTAGTCGGCGATCTGGAGGGCGGCGTGGCCGACCCCGCCGCTGGCTCCGAGGACCAGCACTTTTTCGCCGGCCTCTAGGTCCGCACGATCGATCAGCATCCGCCAGGCGGTCTGGAAGACGAGCGCACACGAACCCGCGACCTCCCAGTCGACGTGTTCGGGCACCGGGATCAGGTTGTCCTCGGAGATGGCGGTGTACTCGGAGTGGACGCCCGGGACGTGCTCGCCGATGATGTGGAAGTTCGGATCGAGCGTGGGGTCGTCCATCCGGAGGTCGCCGACGCCGGCCGAGACCGCCACGTGGTCGCCTTCCGAAAAGCGGGTGACGTCCTCGCCGGTCTCGACGACGACGCCCGCGCCGTCGCTGCCCGGGATGTGGGGCATCTCGAGGTCGAGCGTCGGGAGCCCGCGTCGGGTCCAGACGTCGAGGTGGTTCAACGCCGCCGATTTGACGTCGACCAGTACCTCGTCCCGGCCGACCTCCGGATCGGGGTACTCGCCGTACTCGATGACGTCCGTGTCGCCGTGCTCGGTGATCTTGACGGCTTGCATACCAGCATCAACGGATAGGCCATACTAAACGGTGGTGCTAACGGCAGTAGCCGATCGTTTACTCGACAGTCGACGACAATGTACGCCATGTGGGGTCGTCGACGACCACTCGAGACGGGGTGGGGTGAGACGGACGGACCGTTTTTCACACCACGAGGTGAAAGGTGACCGTGACCAGCCAGTCATCCGGCAACACAGTCGGTGCGGCGATCGTCACGATCACCTCGGAGGGATCGCTCGATGACGATCCCGCGGGCGATTCGGTCGCCGAAGCGTTCGAGGCGGACGACCACGAAATCGCGACGCGCGAGCTCATCGCACGCGGCCACGACAACGTCCAGTCGAAGGTGTCACGCGCCGTCGACCGGGACGACGTCGACATCGTCGTCACGGTCGGCGGGACGGGCGTCGAACCGCAGGACGCCACGCTCGAGGCAGTCGGACCGTTGCTCGATAAGGATCTGCCCGCCTTCGCCGATCTGTTTCACGCGCTCACATACGACGAAATCGGAATCAGCGTCGTCTCGAGTCGGGCACTCGGCGGGATCGCAGACGGCGTGGCGATCTTCTGTCTCCCCAACGACGAAGTGACCGCACGAATCGCGAGCGAGGAGATCATCGTCCCACAGGCATCGCGGCTGGCGACGCTTGCGAACGGAACGCGAGACGAGGAGGAAACAGAGACGTGACGGGCGAGCAAGAACAGAAACAGACGGTCCGCGAACGCGTGTGGGACGATCTCGAGGACCGCGGCGAGGCGCGGTTTCCGTTTCCACCCCACGGCCGCATCCCCAACTTCGCCGGTGCGAGCGAGGCAGCCGATCGCCTGGCCGACCAGTCCGAGTGGCACGAGGCGGAGACGATCAAGGCGAACCCCGATGCGCCACAGCTTCCCGTCCGTCGCCGGGCGCTCCGGGAGGGGAAGACGGTCTACATGGCCGTGCCGCGACTGCGCGAGTCGGATTGCTTTCTCGAACTCGATCCCGACGAACTCGCCGACTACGACGCCGCGACGACCGTCTCGGGCTCGTCGGAACACGGCGTCCAGATCGGTCCCGACGACGTCGCCGAGATCGACCTGATCGTCTCGGGAAGCGTCGCCGTCACGGAAGCAGGGGCACGGGTCGGCAAGGGCGAAGGATACAGCGACCTCGAGTACGCCATCCTTCGTGAACTCGAACTCGTCGACGAGGAGACGCCGGTCGCCACGACGGTTCACGAACGACAGGTGATCGAAGGGCCGGTGACGACGGGTGAACACGACGTGTCGATGGACCTGATCGTCACGCCGGAGCGGGTCGTTCGACCGGCCGCTGGCGCGAACCCGACCGGAATCGACTGGGAACTCCTATCTGAGGACCGCCTCGAGGAGATTCCGGTGTTGGGACGGCTCCGGTCGGGAGCCGAATCCTGAGGCTGTCGGTCGTGGACCTGCGAGCTACGGTCGGCCAGCGCGTGTCGGACGATCCCGTTCCAACGGCTGATTACGTATGTCTGACCGACGTACGGGTCGTCGAAAACTGCAGGGCAAAGGCGAGCCGTCGGGAGCGCGGCCCGCCGGCAGACAGGAAAAGCCACGATCATGCCCTAGGTGATGGTGGGGGAAGGT contains:
- the hpt gene encoding hypoxanthine/guanine phosphoribosyltransferase, yielding MDQLEASLLEAPIVEKDGYHYFVHPISDGIPRVDPQLLREVAVQIVRVATLEDVDRIVTPAAMGIHISTAVSLATDIPMTVIRKREYGLDGEVEIAQQTGYSENEMYINDVRAGERVLVIDDVLSTGGTLAAVLEALEEIGAEVVDTVAVIEKVGDENEVADAGYDVETLIQVDVVDGEVVIVEDEG
- a CDS encoding 5-formyltetrahydrofolate cyclo-ligase gives rise to the protein MTGEQEQKQTVRERVWDDLEDRGEARFPFPPHGRIPNFAGASEAADRLADQSEWHEAETIKANPDAPQLPVRRRALREGKTVYMAVPRLRESDCFLELDPDELADYDAATTVSGSSEHGVQIGPDDVAEIDLIVSGSVAVTEAGARVGKGEGYSDLEYAILRELELVDEETPVATTVHERQVIEGPVTTGEHDVSMDLIVTPERVVRPAAGANPTGIDWELLSEDRLEEIPVLGRLRSGAES
- a CDS encoding MogA/MoaB family molybdenum cofactor biosynthesis protein — its product is MTSQSSGNTVGAAIVTITSEGSLDDDPAGDSVAEAFEADDHEIATRELIARGHDNVQSKVSRAVDRDDVDIVVTVGGTGVEPQDATLEAVGPLLDKDLPAFADLFHALTYDEIGISVVSSRALGGIADGVAIFCLPNDEVTARIASEEIIVPQASRLATLANGTRDEEETET
- a CDS encoding zinc-binding dehydrogenase; amino-acid sequence: MQAVKITEHGDTDVIEYGEYPDPEVGRDEVLVDVKSAALNHLDVWTRRGLPTLDLEMPHIPGSDGAGVVVETGEDVTRFSEGDHVAVSAGVGDLRMDDPTLDPNFHIIGEHVPGVHSEYTAISEDNLIPVPEHVDWEVAGSCALVFQTAWRMLIDRADLEAGEKVLVLGASGGVGHAALQIADYAGAEVYATGSTEEKLEYAKDHGADYVCNYEEENFAKWVRSETDGAGVDVVVEHVGAPTWQDSIKSLAKGGRLVTCGGTGGGNPETDIPRIFWNQLEIIGSTMATPEQVDDVLELVWDGTFEPAIRDVFPMSETPRAHEMLEEREGFGKVVVRPDSEL